Part of the Passer domesticus isolate bPasDom1 chromosome 8, bPasDom1.hap1, whole genome shotgun sequence genome is shown below.
GAGTGACACCCAGGGACTTTCCCATCCCTGAACAACCCGATGAACCCTGTCCCCATCACATGTCTTGGATGGGACCCCTGCACCAAGGAGAGATCCAGGCTCCTgcccctcaagagctgctccagaCAGTGTGGCAGGTTAATGGGCCACTACAGGAAGAGACGGAGCAGCACAGGGTAgagctggggacacacacacacatccaccgtgggagctgtgcctgggctgcacaTGGGGTTGGAGAGGAAAGGGGAGCAGGCTGGTGCAATGCCATACAGAACTGTGGTGGTGTGGGCAGTAGGGTGAAGgtttcctctgcagctggagagcagcccctTCCTGCCCAGCTACATGGGCCTGGAAGATAGTTATGGCATGGGCATCCTGGCCCCCAGGAGAGCCTTGGGACCATTCCCATCcccagaggaggcagcagcaggctgtTCTCCACAGCCCACTGAGTCTGCTGGGGTCTAAATCCTGGGCACCTTCCCCTCTCCAAGCTAGGCATGTGTGGTACCACACAGCTGCCACAGCTTCCTTGGCTTGCTGTCTGACTCCAAAGCATGGAGGTCAGCTGGAGGGGTCATTCACTCCTGTCCCGGGGAACTGTTcctggctggggagggcagtcctgcccagggaggtcCTGCCCAGGCACAGTCACATGAAGCACTGTCCCCTTCCAGGCCAGGTGCCCCAACCACCCCTCCAGTTTGCAAGCGTTTTTTCTCCCTGCTGGAGTGCAGGCATGTGGGATCGTGCCCATATCCTGGGATCACACAGCTCATTTCTGGGCTCTTCCCCTCTGGAGGTGACTGCCAGGCCTGGGATGAGGGGTGCCCTCCTAAGTGCCACCTTGCTCATCACCTGTGCTACAGCCAGGTCAGAGCCAGCTCCAGAATCTCTGCAGCCttgccagcagtgctggcagcagccgtCCTCCGCAGTCCGGGTTAAACGAGCCTCTCCTTCCAGTCTCCTGTTCCTCCCAGCATCTTCTCATGgctgcttccctgtgcagaagccttccctggccaggagctcACCCTGCAGAGACCCTGGGAGGAACATTTCCAGCaggatggggaaactgaggcacatgGGAGTAACCTGATAAAGTATCCCTGTGTTCTCCCTGTGAATTTCCCGAGCTCTGGAAGACCAGTGGGACAGAAGACAAACTCCTTAGGCCAGTGAATGTCTTCTTCCTCTGACCCTGCCAAGGGAGCAGTGATTGACATTTTGACTTACCAGGACCTTGGAAGCCAGGGGCATCTTAGGGCAGAGTGAGCTGtgcctgagcccagctttgtcagccccccacagccctcctgctgcccctccagTCCCTCTAACAGGATGGGCTGCCaaggctgggctgctgctcagccctgctcactGGAGTAGGATCTTGTCCCAAGGGTGAACAGTGCCAGGGCAGTCCATGCATGGGGACGCCAGAATGACAGTGCCCAAGGGTCGAGGGACAGGTGGtgtggcacaggctgggctgctgtggcaggggCTGTAAAGGGAGCGTCTCCCATGCAAGGACAGCGGGGCTGCTTGGGCATGGTGAGCAGAGTCTCCTCCTGAGCTGATGGGCTGTAGGTCTCTCCCAGGTGTCCAGGATGCTGGCGTtgtgcctgctgtccctggcctGGCTCAGCGAGGGCTCCCAGCGCAGCGAGCCCATGTTTGCAGCCGTCACCCACCGCCTTCTCCCGCCTGACTACGACAGCAATCCCACACAGCTCAACTACGGCGTGGCTGTCACCGACCTGGATGCCGATGGGGACTTCGAGATTGTGGTGGCAGGGTGAGTGGTGCACCTCATGCCTCAGTGACAGCCGGACTCGTGGCgctgcagggacaggaatgTCTCCCTCCTCGGTGGTCTTGTGGCTGGCTGGGGGGCTGTGCACACAGGTGGGTGGGTTGAGGTCTGCATGCACCCACGGGTGAGTGTGTACCCACACAGGGTGTTGATGCCAGCTGAGTGCCTGTGTAGGACCACGTGAGTGCCCCCATCGGGCCCTTCTCTGTGGGGCGGTGGCAgctgcccagcagccagggTCCACCCTGCAGTGCacagccagcgtgtccccaggCCGTCTCAGCTCCGCTGACAGGACTCAGCTCTCTCTGGAGATTCAGTTAATTGGCTGGAGGTTTTTAATAGTCCTTTATTGGAGTGGTGGCTGGGAAGGGCCAGGAGGAGCCGGGGAAGCAGGGAACCGTGTGCTGCCACTGCCCAAGTGGGGCTGGacgcagagcagctgctgccagcacgtCCAACCCTGGTCAGGAAGAGCAGGGGCCATGGTgtaggctctgtgtgtgtgctggcacagctgtgagctgctgctgcagggtgtcTGTGTACACCACCACCCTCACTCCCTAAAGAGACTTGCACACACCGGTGTGCCCACCTTTACCCTCACAGATCCCATCCAGCTAGATGGAGGTGCTACAGTGGCAGACAGAgtgtggccctgctgctgctctgaacaTCACTGAGGCAGAAAAACATGGCCAGCACTGGGAACCCTGGAGGGGTCTGGGCCACCACTCCCAGCTGTGCCGAGTCAAGAAGGCAGCTGGAGTTTTGTAAGCAGTCGTGGTGCCCGTTGTATAACTTGTTTACTGGTGCGTTGGGCAGGAGCGGGCGAGGAGCCAGTGGGATGCACCGTGCTGAGAGGATTTGCCTTGCGTGCCGGTCTCCTTGCCCTGGGAAAGCTCTGCAAGCAGAGACCTGCACCCCATCCTGTACTGCTATCTGCCTGAcccccactgcttccctggtGTTGCCAGACATGGGATGCCTGGCAGGGTCCTTGGCCTCCATGGACCATGCAGGTGCCCATCATGGGGAGAATCCAGTGTCAcacccagtgtcccccccaGGGGTGAGACGAGGCTTTTATCCCATCCCCAGTCCTCGGGAAGCCAGTAGCCCTGCTTACACTCGCAGGTACAATGGCCCCAACCTGGTGCTCAAGTACGACAAGGCGCGGGGGCGGCTGGTGAACGTGGCGGAGGATGAGCGGGGCTCCCCGTACTACGCGCTGCGGGACCGGCAGGGCAACGCCATCGGTGTGACAGCCTGTGACATCGACGGCGATGGCCGCGAGGAGATCTACTTCCTCAACACCAACAATGCCTTTTCTGGTGAGCCCTGCCGGCAGCCAGGCCCCAGGCGCGGGGGGAGCCCCGGCACGGCTGCCCGCGACCTTCGGCGTGTGAGGGATGTGCGCGGGCTGGAGTTAATTTCTCACTTGAGTGGCTCCATTGATTGATGGCAGCACGGGTGGGACACTGAGCCCAGCCAGCCACCGAGTCAGCACTTCCAGCTGCCCATTGCCCTTTCTGTGGCACCCCAAGTGGGACAGAAGATTCCCTTCTGCCCCCTCAACTGTCCTGCCACAGGGACTGTAAATCCCAGTTGTGCCCTTCGGTCTCATGGCtctcctgtgcctgctgcaccAAGTCCTGtccagtgctgtccctgctcctggcatgCCTGTCATGGGAACAAGACTTACGTGCTCCAAGCTGGCATCGGGAATCCCCAGTGCTCCCTGGCTTGgcgctccagcccagccctgccctgtgtccctgaCCTCCAGGCAGCAGATCTGTCTTCCCAGTGCTCCTAATTACccgggctggcagtggctgctggcacACCTGTCCCTAAATCAGGATCTGCCATTGGCGCTGTCACAAGCGGTGTAGCTCGCTGACTGCCTGCCACTGAATcgatttcttttttaattttttttttttttttaccttcctGGGGATGATCTACAGGGCTGTGCCTCATTGGGACATATTTTAGCTTAATGAGTTGATTCTTCTGTGTGTCTCCCCGTGGCCCTTAAGGGTCATGGGgctcttgcagcagcagcagcccagccctaTGGCACTgtagggagctgcagggacagcagatatTTGGGGTGCTCTGGAAAAAGGGTACCTTTTCCACAACTTCTCTTACTACAAAGCACCCTCCTCAGGAGTAGGCGGCGTGCTGGAGCCCACTGACCTgtgcccccttccccaggcATGGCCACCTACACAGACAAGCTGTTCAAGCTCCGCAACGGGCGCTGGGAGGACATCCTGAGTGACGAGGTGAACCGCGACGTGGCCAGCCGCTTTGCCGGCCGTTCTGTCGCCTGCGTGGACCGGACGGTGAGCAGGCAGGGTTCTGTGGGCAGGGGCAtctctgccccctccccactcccAGTGCCCCGTCAGTGGAGTCCTGGGGGCCTGCTCCCCttgcccatcccatcccctgctTGGCCAAGGGTgtgccccagctgccccttgACTGTCAGGGCTAGCAATGGCCCCAGCTCTAGAGACTGTGGATGCCTGTCCACACGGTTGCCACCAGCTGATAAACGTGCCTGTCGAGGTGATTTATGTTCCTGTCACCTGCTGTTTCTTCGTCCTCCTCCTGCAGTGGTTTGTTTCCAAATGATTATCGCTAAATCAGGGTGCAGCCACTGCACGGGACAAAGGGGGCAGTGGCAACTAGGAGGACCTGGCACACCGGGATGCTGGGAGGGGGGATAATGTGCCCCATGCCGGCACTGTGACCAGAGCGCTCCTGGAGGCAATGGGGCACATCCCTACTCCTGGGATGCTTTTTGCCGTGGGCTTTGCAGAGCTCTTGCTCAGCACACAGTAGCAGGGCCTGCTCCCACGGAGCATTCACAGCAGGCACCCCGTGGACCCCGCGGAGATGAgctgtgggtgggtgggtgcTGAGGCGGCGCTGCCGGCTGCAGGGCTCCGGCAGGTACTCCATCTACATCGCCAACTATGCCAGCGGCAACGTGGGCCCCCATGCCCTGATTGAGATGGACGTGGCTGCCAGCGACCCTGCCCGTGGTGTCGTGGTGCTGGTGGATGTGGCCGCGCAGGCTGGCGTCAGCAAGTACACAGGTACACCcggctgccgtggccctgcggGGGACGGGGCGCTGCAGGGCATGGCGAGCGCGGGAGCCCGctgtggcagggcagagcagccgGAGGCCGTGCCACGTTGGGCTGCCTGACTGCCCCATCTAGTGGCAGCCCCACGGCCCGCGAAAGGGACCGGGACCGTGGATGCACGCCCGGCAGGACCCCCGTGCCCACCATCGGCGGGGCAGGTTCCTCCCGAGCTCACAGCATCCACAGGGCAGGCAGCGGGGTTTGGGAACGTGGGCGTCGGGAGGAACAAGCCCGCCTGCGCCCCATGCTGCCCCACCACCGTGGGGACCGCTGCGTGCCCCAGCGGTAAATTGTCACTAATTAGGAGTGTTGTCACCATGGCGATGGCAGTGATTAGGGTTGGGAGTGACACAAGCGGCTGCCAGGCCCAATTAGCTCCTGATGAGAGCGATTGGAGCTGGGCAAGAATGGGACACTGCGGGGGGACGGGGCGGGGGAGGGTGCTTGGGCCCACCGTGTGGGCAGCGCTGAGGGAACACGAGGAGCACAAActcccctggggcagctcagACAGTGTCCTCATCCTGGGCTACTGTCCCCAGGCGgtcgtggggtggccgtgggcCCCATCCTGAGTGACAGTGCCTCTGACATATTCTGCGGTAATGAGAACAGCCCAAATTTCCTCTTCCACAACCGGGGGGACGGGACGTACAGGGACGTGGCGGCTGCCGTGGGTGAGTAGGGGAAGCTGTGGGGAATGTACAGCTGCTGGGAGTTTCAGGGCAGGTggctctgcctgtccctgcctgcactgGATGAGGGtggtggggacagccctggggacgcAGTGCCCCACTGACCACTGTGCAGTGGCTGAGGTGCATGGGGCGTCCATCAGCGCGGCAGGGATGTAACCCTGCGCGTGGAGCACCTGCCTGGGGACCATGGAGCACATCctaggagctgtgctggggacgAGGAGGCAGGGAGGGGTTCCCGTCTCCCCCTGTGCCCTCGCGgttccccagggctggatgacCCCTACCAGCACGGGCGCGGTGTGGCGCTGGCTGACTTCAACCGCGACGGCCGGGTGGACATCGTCTACGGCAACTGGAACGGGCCGCACCGCCTCTACCTGCAGGCTGGAGCTCCCGGGCGCGTCCGATTCCGGGTGAGGCCGGGAGCCCCCCGcgctgctggctctgccactGAGCCACCTCGGCCAGCGGGGCTGCCTTCGCTCTGGGCCGATTGTCTCTGAGCCCCACTTGCCGGCGAGGAGGGGACCCGAGGCATCAAAGCAGGAGCCAGGTGTCCTGCTTCCCGTGCCTATTGTCAGGCTGTGTCCACGCAGGACATCGCCACCCCCAAGTTCTCCATGCCGTCCCCCGTCCGCACCGTCATCGCAGCCGACTTCGACAACGACCAGGAGCTGGAGGTTTTCTTCAACAACATCGCTTACCGTGGCTCCTCCGCCAACCGCCTGTTCCGGTAGGAGCCCGGTGCACTGGGAGCCTGCACCCCGCCCTGggagcccagcagcacagccaggctcaCAGGGCTCCCCTCCGGCAGCACCACGGCTCGGGCTCGGCTCATAAAAGGCGTCGTGACTGAGCCCTTGCTGGTGTCATTACCAGTCACTGTGATcgtgcctgcagcagcccctggggtccccagcaccgCTGATTAGCAGCCGTGTGGAAGCTTGTTCATGGCTTTTGTTAATTGTGGGGGTCAATTCTTATTACTTCTGTGTAGCACCTCCTTGCCTCGTGTGAAGGGTGATGGGAAGTGGTTTTCTACCCAGTGCTTGCACCCATGGGTGGGTAGAGGGCAAGGGTTTTGCAAGGAGCCCTTTGGAGACATCtccaggctccagcaggatgCAACAGATGGTGTTGCTACTCTGCAGTTCAGACCCAGAAGCTGTTATGAAATTCCTGTTGCCCCTGCATGGAGTGGGGATGTGCCAACAGGCAGGGGACAGTCACATCCTCCATCCACATCCTGTAGCCACCGGGGCTGTCACCCCTATCGTGATTCTTCAGGAGGGGACAGACATGCCCAGGCAGGTTCTGAGGACTGCATGAGCTGGTGTTAATATCCTTGTGTGTTCTTGGCAGGCTCATCCGCAGAGAACACTCAGACCCCATTGTGGAAGAGCTGAATCCAGGGGATGCACTGGAGCCAGAGGGACGGGGCACAGGTGGGTcccccctgctctgccacagcacTGCTTGGCACCTTCTCTGCCTGAGGATGCTGCATGCCTGGCTGAGTTATCTGCCTGCTTCCCACCAGGAGGCTGGAGCTCCTGTCAGCCAGGAGTGCCTCATGCTTTCTCCCTCCACCCATACCCAGCCAACAGTGCCATCTCCAGTATCCCAGAGGCACTCTTGAAGGGCCCTTTACTGGGTGTCCACTGCTCAAAGCCAGCCTCTGCATTTGGGAAGAGGTCAGGCagttccctgtgacccagagccCTCCAGGCACTGCCTGTCCCCTCCACTGCCCAGGGTGCCAACGCACCTGATTACAGGGTGCCAACCACACTCCTGCACTGAAGTCACCCCATCTTCCCtttgtccctgcatggctgggAGTGCTGCTGTTGCCAGTGGAAGGCCACAGCAGCAACAGGGTCTAGTGCTGGGGAACATGGGGCCAGGCCTCAGGCACAACATGATTCCATCCTTGCAGGAGGTGCAGTGACAGATTTTGATGGCGATGGGATGCTGGACCTCATCCTATCCCATGGCGAGTCCATGGCACAGCCAATCTCCATCTTCAAGGGCACCCAGGTGAGTCAAGCAGGGACTCCTCGTGTCGTACCCATGCCTTccgtccctcccagctcagcctctctgctccctccccCTTTGCAGGGCGCCGGCAACAACTGGCTGCGTGTCATCCCCCGCAGCCGCTTCGGGGCCTTTGCCCGGGGGGCCAAGGTGGTGCTGTTCACGCGGCGCAGCGGGGCCCACCTGCGCATCATCGACGGCGGCTCGGGCTACCTCTGCGAGATGGAGCCCGTGGCACACTTCGGACTGGGTGAGCTGGAGCCAAGGGGCTGCACCGCCCCAGCCTCCCCTGGCactccccagggcaggggccGTGTCTGctgccccttgtcctgctgcGCAGGAATCATCCATGCCTGTCACCCTAGGTATGCTGGGCTCGGTGCAAGGCTGGgggcaggctgcccaggcactgcagctgtgctgcaaggggcagctgcccccttccccatcccctgcctgctgccttGCCCAGGCAGTAGggctttcccttccctttaaCTCTGCCCCGGTgcagcatctccagcagccAAGCCTgcaggggtgtccctgcccactgcAAGGCCATCCCATGTACACCCCTCAGAGTACATCCATGTGCGTGGGCTGTCAGCATGAGCAcctggagctgggctcagggagCAAGGGAGGACTTTGCCCCTCCATCCCTACCACCCCACTGGCCTCCtttcagcccctgcccaccctggagACCCTCCCTTTGATGGGCTGCCCGCCTGCAGGGCGTGATGAAGCCAGCAGCCTGGAGGTGACCTGGCCAGATGGCCGCGTGGTGTCACGAGCTGTGGCGAGCAGTGAGACCAACTCTGTCCTGGAGATCCCCTACCCTCTGGATGTGGAGCAGCCACTCATGCCTGCCCCGCTGGAGGTGAGGGCCAGGTGTGGGTGTAGGGTGTGAGACTTTGGGGacaggaacaaggggctgggctctgctggctcagTGGCTGCCCAGGGGTGATTCCTGCCCATCCCAGTGGTCTCTGCTTCTTCCCAAATGCAGTGCGGGCAGGGATTCTCCCAGCACGAGAATGGACGCTGTGTAGGTGAGTGGCTGCTGGAAGCACAGGTGTGCTGTCCCCAGGATGCTGTAGCATAGCCCCGTGGGGGACACTCTGAGACTGGGAGGTGGCTGCCTGCCACATGGCTCAGTGCCAGGTACAGCTGCCTGCCTGGCACATGGCCTGGGAATGGGACACCTGTAGAGCTCCAGAGGGGCACCATGGGCACAGGGAACAGCGAGAGCAGTGTGCTAGGGCAGGAGGCACGGCTGGCGTGTGGCaggctgtgtgctgcagccGTGAGCGATGGGAGGGGCAGCAGAGATGCAGCAGGGGGCTGTGGCCGTGCTGTGAGCCTCCTGGGCAGGGGTACAGCTTCTGCACGGCTACCACTGGGGTGACCATCCAGTGCACCGGGGGGACTGGAGGGGCTGGCAGCCTCAGGCTCTCCCCACACTGAGGACCCTCTTGCAGACACAAATGAGTGCACCGAGTTCCCCTTCATCTGTCCCCGGGACAAGCCCCTGTGCATCAACACCTATGGCGGGTACCGCTGCCGCAGCAACAAGCGCTGCAGCCGGGGCTTTGAGCCCAACGAGGATGGCACAGCTTGCGTGGGTGAGTGATAGCTGGGACACCCTCACCCCATGCCAGCTGGCATCAGCCCCAAAGCACCACCTCGGGATGCTGTTGCACCCCTGACAAAGGCCAGGCCACAGCCTGCAGCCTGTCAGACAGCAGCCCAGCCAGCTCCACCCTGGTTCTGTGTCTGTTTGTCTGTGCCTCCCACTGAGCTGCCACTGactcctctttctctttttctttcttgttccttccctccttctctGTGCAGCTCAAGTGGCCTTTTTTGGGGGATATCCAtctgctgggagctggctgggGCTCCCCCACAGTGCCCTCCTCCCTCTAGTCCTTGGACTCTGCCTTTGTCTCTATGCACTTTAACCCCTGCCCATAACATGCCAGAGCAGCCTTGGTGGAAGGATGGGTTGGCCTCTGCCTGTCTCTCTTTTTCTGTCCACGTCGAACCACCCTGGGAGTGGCGGCTGGGACATACTGGGGTGACCTGCAGTGGGACGGGCACAGACCTGGCAGTCCTGTGCACAGTCTCTGGGAAAGCAGCCCTGGGGCGGCCTGGCAGTGCCCCTTCCCCCGCACACCCCACGGCCCCAGTGCTATTCCTGCCATGCTGGTACCTCCCCGGTGGTCGCTTGCTCCGTCGCCTCGATACCGTACCGTGTGCCTGCTGGTTTGGCCTGCGACGTGTGTGCTTCGCCTGCCCCTCCTCGGTGATGGGAGccacctcccctgccctggcagaggaggctcttcccagccctgcaggggcagGATCCTCCTGGTCTGTTTTTTAACGTATTGACCCTTCTGTTTGGAGTCGGACCCTGCTTAGTCCCAACAGTcttccagcccctctcccagAGAATCCCCAATAAACTATATCCCATCTATTAAGCTGgtctgctgagctctgcagggcagggctgtgcttgtgcttctgcccaccctgccctggggctgcaagGGGAGGGAGCCCAGGAtggggagcacccccagcctgccccagctctTCCCACCTGGATGGGAGCTGGTGCTGGGGCCCCTGACCCAGTTCTGCGCTGGGACTGCAGCAAAATGTGCAGCTCTGAAGGGGCTGGGGTGCACtaagcagccctgcctgcacctCAACAACCGGGCTGGGCTGCTTTCCCCCTACATGCTATAACCCCACACTGGTTTCTTTACCCTCACCAGACATCGACGAGTGTGCTCAGGGCTTGCACaactgcagccagctctgcatcAACACCCCTGGGGCAcacagctgcctctgccacCCAGGCTTCCGTCCCCTCGATCCGGCTGCCAGCCGGTGCCTGGATGAGTacctgcagtgcccagccacctgctgctgccaggctgccctggcagcagagatGGTCGGGGTGCCCAGTTGtgcccacagccctggggctggggggcagaaTGGACAGACTGTTGCTGTGCTGGAGTTGGTAGAGTAAGGACATCTGCCAGCCAGCAGCCTTGGCACCAAGCAGTGGCAGGATCACCTGCCTTTGTGTCCCAGGTTCACCCAGACCTGCATCTCCCCCCCCCATGCCCCCTTCATCCCTTGCCCTGCCCATGTCAGACACTCCCTGAAcccttggcacagctctgaccttctccccttccttcccagacaTAGATgagtgccaggcacagcctggtcCCTGTGACCATATCTGCCACAACAGCTATGGCTCCTTCCACTGCCACTGTCACAACGGCTTCTCCCTGGGTGCTGGTGGACGCTGCTGGCACAATtaggctgtgctggcacaattgggctgctctggcacagccaggtgttCCCTGCTACCccccagcactgtgctggtTGCACCCAGTACCAACTGAATAAACCCTTTCCTGCTCTGTATTCCttgagtgtc
Proteins encoded:
- the CRTAC1 gene encoding cartilage acidic protein 1 isoform X4, yielding MRSRRRGGAGRPPWPVSRMLALCLLSLAWLSEGSQRSEPMFAAVTHRLLPPDYDSNPTQLNYGVAVTDLDADGDFEIVVAGYNGPNLVLKYDKARGRLVNVAEDERGSPYYALRDRQGNAIGVTACDIDGDGREEIYFLNTNNAFSGMATYTDKLFKLRNGRWEDILSDEVNRDVASRFAGRSVACVDRTGSGRYSIYIANYASGNVGPHALIEMDVAASDPARGVVVLVDVAAQAGVSKYTGGRGVAVGPILSDSASDIFCGNENSPNFLFHNRGDGTYRDVAAAVGLDDPYQHGRGVALADFNRDGRVDIVYGNWNGPHRLYLQAGAPGRVRFRDIATPKFSMPSPVRTVIAADFDNDQELEVFFNNIAYRGSSANRLFRLIRREHSDPIVEELNPGDALEPEGRGTGGAVTDFDGDGMLDLILSHGESMAQPISIFKGTQGAGNNWLRVIPRSRFGAFARGAKVVLFTRRSGAHLRIIDGGSGYLCEMEPVAHFGLGRDEASSLEVTWPDGRVVSRAVASSETNSVLEIPYPLDVEQPLMPAPLECGQGFSQHENGRCVDTNECTEFPFICPRDKPLCINTYGGYRCRSNKRCSRGFEPNEDGTACVDIDECAQGLHNCSQLCINTPGAHSCLCHPGFRPLDPAASRCLDIDECQAQPGPCDHICHNSYGSFHCHCHNGFSLGAGGRCWHN
- the CRTAC1 gene encoding cartilage acidic protein 1 isoform X2, with the protein product MLALCLLSLAWLSEGSQRSEPMFAAVTHRLLPPDYDSNPTQLNYGVAVTDLDADGDFEIVVAGYNGPNLVLKYDKARGRLVNVAEDERGSPYYALRDRQGNAIGVTACDIDGDGREEIYFLNTNNAFSGMATYTDKLFKLRNGRWEDILSDEVNRDVASRFAGRSVACVDRTGSGRYSIYIANYASGNVGPHALIEMDVAASDPARGVVVLVDVAAQAGVSKYTGGRGVAVGPILSDSASDIFCGNENSPNFLFHNRGDGTYRDVAAAVGLDDPYQHGRGVALADFNRDGRVDIVYGNWNGPHRLYLQAGAPGRVRFRDIATPKFSMPSPVRTVIAADFDNDQELEVFFNNIAYRGSSANRLFRLIRREHSDPIVEELNPGDALEPEGRGTGGAVTDFDGDGMLDLILSHGESMAQPISIFKGTQGAGNNWLRVIPRSRFGAFARGAKVVLFTRRSGAHLRIIDGGSGYLCEMEPVAHFGLGRDEASSLEVTWPDGRVVSRAVASSETNSVLEIPYPLDVEQPLMPAPLECGQGFSQHENGRCVDTNECTEFPFICPRDKPLCINTYGGYRCRSNKRCSRGFEPNEDGTACVAQVAFFGGYPSAGSWLGLPHSALLPLVLGLCLCLYAL
- the CRTAC1 gene encoding cartilage acidic protein 1 isoform X1; amino-acid sequence: MRSRRRGGAGRPPWPVSRMLALCLLSLAWLSEGSQRSEPMFAAVTHRLLPPDYDSNPTQLNYGVAVTDLDADGDFEIVVAGYNGPNLVLKYDKARGRLVNVAEDERGSPYYALRDRQGNAIGVTACDIDGDGREEIYFLNTNNAFSGMATYTDKLFKLRNGRWEDILSDEVNRDVASRFAGRSVACVDRTGSGRYSIYIANYASGNVGPHALIEMDVAASDPARGVVVLVDVAAQAGVSKYTGGRGVAVGPILSDSASDIFCGNENSPNFLFHNRGDGTYRDVAAAVGLDDPYQHGRGVALADFNRDGRVDIVYGNWNGPHRLYLQAGAPGRVRFRDIATPKFSMPSPVRTVIAADFDNDQELEVFFNNIAYRGSSANRLFRLIRREHSDPIVEELNPGDALEPEGRGTGGAVTDFDGDGMLDLILSHGESMAQPISIFKGTQGAGNNWLRVIPRSRFGAFARGAKVVLFTRRSGAHLRIIDGGSGYLCEMEPVAHFGLGRDEASSLEVTWPDGRVVSRAVASSETNSVLEIPYPLDVEQPLMPAPLECGQGFSQHENGRCVDTNECTEFPFICPRDKPLCINTYGGYRCRSNKRCSRGFEPNEDGTACVAQVAFFGGYPSAGSWLGLPHSALLPLVLGLCLCLYAL
- the CRTAC1 gene encoding cartilage acidic protein 1 isoform X3; this encodes MRSRRRGGAGRPPWPVSRMLALCLLSLAWLSEGSQRSEPMFAAVTHRLLPPDYDSNPTQLNYGVAVTDLDADGDFEIVVAGYNGPNLVLKYDKARGRLVNVAEDERGSPYYALRDRQGNAIGVTACDIDGDGREEIYFLNTNNAFSGMATYTDKLFKLRNGRWEDILSDEVNRDVASRFAGRSVACVDRTGSGRYSIYIANYASGNVGPHALIEMDVAASDPARGVVVLVDVAAQAGVSKYTGGRGVAVGPILSDSASDIFCGNENSPNFLFHNRGDGTYRDVAAAVGLDDPYQHGRGVALADFNRDGRVDIVYGNWNGPHRLYLQAGAPGRVRFRDIATPKFSMPSPVRTVIAADFDNDQELEVFFNNIAYRGSSANRLFRLIRREHSDPIVEELNPGDALEPEGRGTGGAVTDFDGDGMLDLILSHGESMAQPISIFKGTQGAGNNWLRVIPRSRFGAFARGAKVVLFTRRSGAHLRIIDGGSGYLCEMEPVAHFGLGRDEASSLEVTWPDGRVVSRAVASSETNSVLEIPYPLDVEQPLMPAPLETQMSAPSSPSSVPGTSPCASTPMAGTAAAATSAAAGALSPTRMAQLAWLKWPFLGDIHLLGAGWGSPTVPSSL